A part of Actinomycetota bacterium genomic DNA contains:
- a CDS encoding methyltransferase domain-containing protein, giving the protein MATKSRAIGSGKMPGSPSTMPCLIRPILSSTAREARPMEDPVADGYDAVYAAWPASPTLQGIWRRNAIGSDYPSGFEHISFLTFAELQGIVEALHLRAGDRVLDLACGAGGPGLFAARQARARLVGVDFSRVGIRLAARRAIDQRVDADFVVAVVTATAIAGARARGALSVDAMQYLPDKRAALREVWRVLAPGGRFAFTAFELDPERVAGLPVLGTDPVADYAPLLGDAGFTVESYAETPDWQDRLDATYRAVVGAHDTLMTEMGERALGALLMEVSLTLELRPYRRRVLVVASKPS; this is encoded by the coding sequence ATGGCCACGAAGAGCCGGGCGATCGGGTCGGGGAAGATGCCCGGCTCACCCTCGACGATGCCATGTCTCATCCGGCCCATCCTCTCATCGACGGCGCGCGAGGCTCGGCCGATGGAGGATCCGGTCGCCGACGGTTACGACGCCGTCTACGCGGCGTGGCCCGCGAGCCCGACGCTGCAGGGCATCTGGCGCCGGAACGCGATCGGTTCCGACTATCCGTCGGGGTTCGAGCACATCAGCTTCCTGACGTTCGCCGAGCTGCAGGGCATCGTCGAGGCACTGCACCTCCGAGCCGGTGACCGGGTGCTCGACCTGGCGTGCGGCGCGGGCGGCCCAGGCCTCTTCGCAGCACGGCAGGCCCGGGCGAGGCTCGTCGGCGTCGACTTCTCGCGCGTCGGGATCCGCCTCGCGGCCCGCCGCGCCATCGACCAGCGCGTCGATGCGGACTTCGTGGTCGCGGTGGTGACGGCGACGGCCATCGCCGGTGCTCGCGCTCGGGGCGCGCTGAGCGTCGACGCGATGCAGTACCTTCCCGACAAACGCGCCGCGCTCCGCGAGGTGTGGCGCGTGCTTGCGCCCGGCGGTCGGTTCGCGTTCACCGCGTTCGAGCTCGATCCCGAACGGGTCGCGGGCCTTCCCGTGCTCGGAACCGATCCCGTGGCGGACTACGCGCCGCTGTTGGGCGACGCCGGCTTCACCGTCGAGTCCTACGCCGAGACACCCGATTGGCAGGATCGGCTCGACGCCACCTACCGGGCGGTGGTCGGCGCCCACGACACGCTCATGACGGAGATGGGTGAACGGGCGCTCGGCGCGCTGCTCATGGAGGTCTCCTTGACGCTCGAGCTCCGGCCCTACCGCCGTCGCGTCCTCGTCGTCGCGTCCAAGCCCTCGTAG
- a CDS encoding ECF transporter S component: MTAIAVDPLRFEWRSNLLLALTSVVGLGGFTWPLFTHPHGNENLAHAADAPWLFVVLLPLLLAVLLCEITDGSIDAKAVAVLGVLVACGAALRAPTTGATGFTGVFFLLLPGGRVFGRAFGFVQGALTLFASALLTGGVGPWLPFQMIAAAWTGYLAGCLPPLGRRSELLVLAAYGVIAGLLYGLVMDMWFWPFTTSGTNQLHYVPGDALVANLHRFWAFHLASALGFDLPRAVGNAALVLVAGAPVLAALRRAARKASFQAPVHIEAVTSSYEGLDATTRTRRR, from the coding sequence ATGACGGCGATTGCGGTCGACCCGCTCCGCTTCGAGTGGCGGTCCAACCTGCTGCTTGCGCTCACCTCCGTCGTCGGGCTCGGGGGGTTCACCTGGCCGCTGTTCACCCACCCGCACGGCAACGAGAACCTCGCCCACGCCGCCGACGCGCCATGGCTGTTCGTCGTGCTGCTGCCGCTGCTGCTCGCGGTGCTCCTCTGCGAGATCACCGACGGGTCGATCGACGCGAAGGCGGTGGCCGTGCTCGGCGTCCTCGTCGCGTGCGGTGCCGCGCTGCGCGCGCCGACGACCGGCGCGACCGGCTTCACGGGCGTGTTCTTCCTGCTTCTCCCCGGTGGCCGCGTCTTTGGTCGCGCCTTCGGCTTCGTGCAGGGCGCGCTCACCCTGTTCGCTTCCGCGCTGCTCACCGGTGGTGTCGGCCCCTGGCTTCCGTTCCAGATGATCGCGGCGGCGTGGACGGGCTACCTCGCCGGCTGCCTCCCGCCGCTGGGCCGGCGCAGCGAGCTCCTCGTCCTCGCCGCCTACGGCGTGATCGCCGGCCTTCTCTACGGGCTCGTCATGGACATGTGGTTCTGGCCCTTCACCACCAGCGGGACCAACCAGCTCCACTACGTCCCCGGCGACGCGCTCGTCGCCAACCTGCACCGATTCTGGGCCTTCCACCTCGCCAGCGCTCTCGGCTTCGACCTTCCGCGCGCGGTCGGCAACGCCGCGCTCGTGCTCGTCGCCGGGGCGCCCGTCCTCGCCGCGCTCCGACGCGCCGCCCGCAAGGCGTCCTTCCAGGCGCCCGTCCACATCGAGGCCGTCACGAGCAGCTACGAGGGCTTGGACGCGACGACGAGGACGCGACGGCGGTAG